A single genomic interval of Hemibagrus wyckioides isolate EC202008001 linkage group LG13, SWU_Hwy_1.0, whole genome shotgun sequence harbors:
- the LOC131363154 gene encoding uncharacterized protein LOC131363154: MTTLGVHEEDQMEMDSTEMWYIMTRKQQLYGRRTLLLGLQEFLKRNNFCEGSFNKNEDQGLCELEQIEKELHSLSERERELKNGMSLQEKESTVTKITEESSATVQSPSEEELSSTTPAPEVVEVKDLSFSPALVQCPTCQQQVTTEIQHKIGKTSFLLCYLSALLGCVGGCCLLPFFLNYFKDTCHFCPSCQTEIQIVPRI; this comes from the exons ATGACGACACTTGGGGTACATGAGGAGGATCAAATGGAGATGGACTCCACAGAGATGTGGTACATCATGACTAGAAAGCAGCAGCTCTACGGTCGGCGCACCCTCCTCCTGGGGCTGCAGGAGTTCCTGAAAAGAAACAACTTTTGTGAAG GAAGTTTCAACAAGAACGAGGACCAAGGACTGTGTGAGCTGGAGCAAATAGAAAAAGAGCTGCATAGCCTatccgagagagagagggagctgaAGAATGGAATGAGTTTACAGGAAAAAGAATCCACCGTCACAAAAATTACAGAGGAGTCATCTGCCACTG TCCAGAGCCCATCTGAGGAAGAGCTGAGCTCCACTACACCTGCTCCAG AGGTGGTAGAGGTGAAGGACCTGTCCTTTTCTCCAGCCTTGGTGCAGTGTCCCACCTGCCAGCAGCAAGTTACCACCGAGATTCAGCACAAAATCGGCAAAACTTCCTTTCTCCTCTGCTATCTCTCCGCATTGCTGGG CTGTGTAGGTGGATGCTGTCTGTTGCCCTTCTTTCTGAACTACTTTAAAGACACCTGCCACTTTTGTCCCTCCTGTCAAACTGAAATCCAGATCGTCCCCCGGATCTAA